The sequence below is a genomic window from Dermacentor albipictus isolate Rhodes 1998 colony chromosome 2, USDA_Dalb.pri_finalv2, whole genome shotgun sequence.
gattccagtacgctcgaggtcatgaggcattgcgtatacagggtggccagtttctctagaacaatctgttcaccatccttcaacaaatctgctgttacctgatcctccccagctgccttccccttttgcatatctcccaaggctttctttacttcttccggcgttacctttgggatttcgaattcctctagactattttcccttccattatcgtcttgagtgccactggtactgtataaatctctatagaactcctcagccacttgaactatctcatccatattagtaatgatattgccggctttgtctcttaacgcatgcatctgattcttgccgattcctagtttcttcttcactgtttttaggcttcctccgtttctgagagcatgttcaattctatccatattatacttccttatgtcagctgtcttccgcctgttgattaacttcgaaagttctgctagttctattctagctgtagggttagaggctttcatacattggcgtttcttgatcagatctttcgtctcctgcgatagtttgctggtatcctgcctaatggagttaccaccgacttctattgcgcactccttaatgatgcccacaacattgtcgttcattgtttcaacactaaggtcctcttcctgagttaaagctgaatacctgttctgtagcttgatctggaattcttctattttccctcttaccgctaactcattaatcggcttcttatgtactagtttcttccgttccctcctcaggtctaggctaattcgagttcttaccatcctgtagtcactgcagcgcactctgccgagcacgtccgcatcttgtatgatgccagggttagcgcagagtatgaagtctatttcatttctagtctcgccgtccgggctcctccacgtccactttcggctatcccgcttgcggaagaaggtatccattatcctcatattattctgttccgcaaactctgctaataactctcccctgctattcctagcgcctatgccatattcccccactgccttgtctgcagcctgcttcttgcctaccttggcattaaagtcgcccattagtatagtgtatttggttttcactctacccatcgccgattccacgtcttcatagaagctttcgacttcctggtcatcatgactggatgtaggggcgtagacgtgtacaatcttcattttgtacctcttattaagtttcacaagaagacctgccaccctctcgttaatgctatagaattcctgtttgttaccagctatattcttattaatcaggaatccgtgCGACACTGGCTAGCTTTCCAGTTGCAAGCTCTCCATTGTGGCAGTCAGAGCAGGAGAGCAAGCGCTTTTTATCATGCGAGAACATCTTTGGCCAAAGACAACGGCGGCGAACTATCCCCCATGTGCGCTTGACGTCGTGGTTGCCCGCCGTAGTGTCGAAATGACACTGCTTTAAAATCTCGGACTTCAAACACTCCGGGACAACGAGTTTCCTACAACCTTCCGGAACGCCTTTCGCCCTCCTTTGCAAAACACCATCGAATAACCGAAAGCTCCATGGCGtctttttaactttttctttaatttttatttacATACAAAATGAAGTCCTACCGTCGTCGGCGGCTTGCTTGACTGGCATGGTTTCCCATGGTGAGGTGGCACCGATGGCTGGCGTCTCCTTTATCACCCTGAAAAGACTAGGACCTTCTCCTTAAATTGCATTGTGCAGCATCCAAAGGACACGCGGACCGCTGGGAGAAACAGGCCAATCGTTAATCGACTACTCAGAACAATCAGACGAGCCGACGTGAGGTAATAGGCGCCAGAGTTTAAGCGCCCAGACATTGTCTCGAATAGACGCAGTGAACAAATCAATAAAAACTAAATCAATCAGAACTAACATGACTGAAGGACAGAATCGAGCGTGAACCGATCGCCTCACGTACACACGCTCGTCCCCACCAGTTTCCTGATCCCTCACGTTTGCTGCGGGCATAAGAATTCCCTGGACGTCGCGCACTCATAGTGACTGTCAGTTAGGACTGCTTCGGCAGGCCGAGAGCACATGCCCGAGGTGACATCGCGTTCAGTCGCACGCAAAGGCTCCAGTCGCCAGTGCCGCTCGTCTTCGTGTTTCCCCGTCTTCGACGCAGCTCTCGGCCCGGTTCCTTCGCTTCGATAGAGAGCCAATAgccacaaaaacaaaaagcacacCCCGTATACTTTCTTCGGGGCAAAACATGATTGTTGCAGAATGACAAGGAAAAAATGACGTCAATGGATCGACGAAGGCGATTTGACAACTACGGTAGGACCATTGTAAAATGAAGTTACTGAAGCGATAATGATGGTAAAAGGCTGCATAACAATGACTATGTGACGACGATGGCTAATAACGACGACTTGACCAAACTGGGATGTCAAAGTTAGAATTACCGTGGTGAAACGATAACGACTGTTAAACAACGGCGCactgacgacgatgacgtgagAAATGTGTGAACACAATGAGATGACGACGGGCCTACGGTATTAACGGCGCCACAACAAACTGTATGAAACCTGTATGACGACGTAGACGCCATGATGATGACGTGAGGACGATTTGATAACGGATGTGGGATAGCGACTGCCTTACGAGAGATGCCTGAGTGACTGTCTGAAAATGACTACGTGGCAATGGCGGCGTAATCGCGATTGATTCACGAAAGTATGACTACAATAGAATGACAAAGAAAGATCGACGTCACTGCAACGATGGACGCGTTATGACGAgtacggcatgatgacaatgggaggACTTTACTGAAGCGATTACGATGGCAAAGCGACCACGTGACGACGACATCATGACGCCTGCATGATGAGAGTTAGATGACTAAACtgcaatgacgacaatggaacgaccTTCACGGCATCACGGCGGCGCTGTTACAGCGAATGCACgccgactgtatgacgacgatggcgtgaaaaCGACGGCATGACAGGGGCCGGCGGACAAAGCAGGACTGACCGCAATGTAACGACCGCGACGACATCACAACCACGAGCACATACTTAGACATAGAAGTTGTGACAAGAGTCTGATCACGAAtgtggaatgacgacgatagacCAATCACGacggagatagatagatatatagataggcTCAATACGACTGAAGTAAGCAAAGAAAGCTAATCGCAATAATAAATATATTAAGGTGCTCCAAACGTTGTGCTTTTCAATTGGTTTTATTCCTAATCGAAATATCTTGAGCTTTGAAATTTGGTCTTCACTCGGGCATGAAATTCACTTCAATGTTAAACGCGATAACTCGGCGTGTGAggtgtgacgacgacggtatgagaaGAGTaagcccactaagcttgaactaAGACGATGGAGCGACCACGATGGCATTAACCACCAGCATTTACCTAGCGGTTCAAGCAGGTAGGCAACATAGGGCACTGGGTCAACGaaagaggatagatagatagatagatagatagatagatagatagatagatagatagatagatagatagatagatagatagatagatagatagatagatagatagatagatagatagatagatagataggctaaACGACTAAAGTACGCTAACACACCTCATCGCGTTAATAAATATGATAACATGCGGTAAATGGCGTCCTTTTCACGTGGCATCACTAACTTTCCAGTTTGCCGACCATCAACACGGGCAGTAACTGGCATGAATGTAAGAAATAACCCGCAGCATTGAAATTTATTCATCACTCGGGCGCGAACTCTACATCAATGTGCAACGTGCTAACAATCGAACGTTTAATGCATTGGATAAGTTCGCACGGCAACAGAACGCTACGCTTTCTGTGAAGTTTGCTTTCATTCGCATCGAGCACCGCTAACGAGCGCTGCGAGAGCCGCAATCGAGCTGCAAGAGAATTCGACAAAAACAAGGTTTTATTCACTGAACTCTGTGTGTGGCAGTTACTGGAGAAATGATACGAATAATTTGGCTCGGGAAGCAGTTCAAACCTGTCAAATATTAGCTTGTTTCAAGcctttcgtaagtgtgcaccagGTGCCCTTCAGCCAACTGTAGAATATTCAATGGTGCAGGGCAGACGGGCATAGAAAACACACGCTAGGCAACCGGGAATTACAAAGAAAATcttgatgaaataaaaaaaattcctttTAAGCACAGCCCAGAAATACATTGGACATTGAACCCGctgaggttgctcagtggctatggtgttgggctgctgagcacgaggtcgcgggatcgaatcccggccacggcggcttcatttggatggcggcgaaatgcgaaaagaaccgtgtgcttagatttatatgcaggttaaagaaccccatgtggttgaaatttcaggagtcctccactacggcgtgccctaTAATCAGAaagttttcgcacgtaaaaccccactattttttttattgtcttcGAAAACACGTTCATGAATACGGATTCGCAAACAAAAATTAAACAAAAGTGCAAACAGCCCGCAAACGCGGTAGATGACGTCAATGTTTTTCGACGTCTGAGACAGGCAGATGGGCACATTGTTGATAACTAAATGTAAAATTTCTAAATACAAAAGAAGTCAGAGAGCTGAAGAACGGGTAATATgaagaaagcaaaaacaaaaagcgcCAAAAACGTACAAAAGAGGCGTCTTGTATTGCGCGCCCGCCATGAAACGTCCAAACAGAACGCGTCAGTATTTTAGAGTGCGTCGTACGCCAGAACAAGGCACGTAGACGAAGTGCCAGATGCACTGCTGAACCCCTCATGGAAAGAGCGCCGTCGCTTTGCAAAAGACGGCGAGCAGATTTCAAGGCATTGCAAGGTCCAGGCGAGAGGTATATTGTCTGACACTGATAAACAAATTGTGTACGTTCACACTTGTGGCGTGGTAAACATCGCGCGTGATTTGGGTACTTTCCAGCCCCCACTTATCGGGTGAAGAATGTGCACTTCTTCTTGGGATTCATTTTTGATCCGTACGGGCATTGAAAAGCCTGCGCAAATGCCTCCGAATTGCTCACAGCCTTGTTGCAGTCCACCATGTGCGGACCCACGCCTCCGGGAAGGCTGCACGTCATGTAGCACAACGTCATGAAGAACACCTGATCGCCCGAGAGATTCCGGGAAATACCCTGCGGACTGTAGTCGTCGCTTTCGCTGATGGAACGCCTGTACGCTGCGTAGGCCACTTCGAGCGCGGGAATCTCAGGAAAGACGCTGGTCCTGGAGCCGGGTCGGGTCTGATAGGTGGGGGAGTCGACGACGGGAGCCTCCTCTGCAGTCGCCAGGCAGCCGTCCCGCTATTCGAaggctcgagaagcggcgctgtAAAGAAGAGTACTGTAATCTTTGATGGTTAAAACAAAACGGAGGTGCGGCGTTAATAGCGCACTATGTGAGACAGGACATTTTAGATTGCAGTTGTGATTCTTAAGTAAGCACTTTCGCATCCGTTTAGCGGAAAAAAATTCTGGTAAAAAACATCCACTTTTGAATATTGTGGACGCAGTTATGCGCTTTCAGATAACTTCTACAATGTGAATTTCGTATAGTGCTTGGGTGGCTTCACTCTGTAAACATTTCCCAGCTATTGCAAAATGCAGTCGGGCGTACTTGAGAGCATATCGCGATATCAAGGTTCTTCAGTCATATATCAGTTCACAAACTAGCTCTTCCAGTTCTATTATCAGAATACGCGAACATCCGTCTATTATTACAGGCACAATTTCTTCGCACAATTACCTACAAAGGCTAGCTTAGTTCAAACAACCGTGTTATGGCCAACGATGGCGCATCTCCATAAGCTGTAACTTGGCGAAGTAGCAAAAATAATGTGTTGATTATGTTTATCATATTAGGAAAGTAGTCTATCTGCGTTGTTCTGGAATAACCTGTCATGTAAAAGTGAAAATCATCACATTCGCGAAACTATGCTAAAAAAGCTTACTGGGACAAAAAGGAGTCGCCGAAAGTGCCGTTTGGATACCACCGCAGTCCCTGTTTGTCCATGGATGCGACGAGATTCAGCGCCATGGAGAAGCCGAGTCCTCCGTAGAACATAGCTTTGGTCCCGTCAGGGTAGTACAGGGGCGGAGCAATGGCACCCACAGCTACCTTCACTGCGGCATTTGCAGCATCGTATAAGAGGTACGGCAGTTCGTAGTTGACCGCGTAGCTCAAGACGTCAATATCGGCACTCGCACGGTACGTATCAGCGGCAGACCGACTTGATTGCATCCAATATTCTGCAAACGGCAATTCGGCGCTGGGAAAAGCCGCGTACATGCGGTCGAGTGCCTCGTTCTTCAGGAAATGCTCCGGGGGCCACAGCTGCAGGCGCGTCGAAGCCAGCTTCATAGAGGCAAGTTGTCGGTTCTCAGCATCCAGCCAGTCTGTGGCGTTGACCAAAGCGCTGGCGATTGcaaccaggtggtcgaagtttgcAGAGATGACGGTGCGTTCCTGTCTTGAGAAACGCGACACAGAGGTCAGAGCAACCACCAGGAGTCGGTAGGCGGTCTCGACAAAACGTTCGCAGAAGTATGGCCGGTAAAGTATGATGCCTTGGTCGTACCGGTACTTCAGCAGCTGCAAATCCACTGCCGGTGCCAGGAGCTGCACGCAAGACCACGCAATCAGGGACAGCAGCTGGGTGTCCGTGTACGAGGCCATCACGGCCGCCATGGTCTGGAAGAAGTTTTTGTCGGCTATGAGAACCTGGTCGTTGGATTCCATCTCAGGCTGAAGCTCCAACTGCTTCAATGCCCGTAGCCACTGCTTCGAGTCCAGATGCGGAGTGTAGAATCTAATCTTGGCGATTGGCACCAGTAGTTGTTGGACTCCAAGTGGACGCATGGCGAATAGGAGTCTTCTAAAGACGTCCCCTTCCAACAGCATGGTTGTCTCTATGAGCGTCTGGTTTATCGTCGCGTCCTTGTCATACCTTCCCTTGAGGATGTAGAAGAACGCAGCCCAGTACTTGGCGTATCCGCCAGTATTTTTGATCGTGAGATGATGCTGGTACATTAGCGGTACAAGTGGGCCTGGATTTAAAGTCAAACGCCAATTTGGTGCGGGTCCCAAGCGCAGTAGTCTCAATTGAAAGAAGAGTGAAACCTGCCACTTGAACGCGAGCGTTATCAATACATCGAGGGCACTGGTCTCACTTAGCTCTGGCTCTTCCGGCCACGACAGTTTACACTCCTTTAGGAACTTCCAGAAGATATCCACGTTCGAGCCGTACTGTTTACTGTCGCCCATGCATGTGGCGTACATGACTAGCGGCTTGTGGCCAACCCGAATTGTTTTGGCGCCTTCTCTAAGAATATTTCCGAACAGTGGGAACCAAGATTTCCGTACGTCATCCATGGCTGAGTTAGAGTGCTCAAGGTACCCCTTTGGTGGGGACCAAGCGGAACAGACGTAAGCCCCGAAGTTTTGGCAGGGATCGAGGCTGCTATTTAGTTTATCGGAAAGGCGCCAGGCGTGATCGAGGCAATCTTTGGTCTTGCAGTACGGCTTTGTCGGAGCAGTTTCTTGCTCTCGTCTGTACAGGATGACGACGGCGGTTGTCACGGTTGTCACTATGAAAATTAAGATGGCCATGAGGAGGATTTGCTGCTTTGTGATGGTGATCCCTGCTACTCTGACCACTATCCTTGAACCGCGCTGCCCCTGTAAAATCAAGCACGGAAGAAATATCTCACTCAATTCTGATACCAAAATTACGTGCTGAGAAAAACTGAGGGCGCGTGTATGTTACCAGAAAGAAGGCACATGCGCTTTTCAATTTATTGTTTGCTTTCTTTACGTGAATATTCCTACACCGGCCGTTAGGGCATGAAGGAAATCCGAGAAACATTGATAATGACGCAGGCCAGAGGGCGTTCTCAGTTTTCATTATGTAGATTTGCGTGCTTTTACTAAGGAACCATAGCATGTGTTATATTATAAAATACGCTGGCGAGGTTACCCATGAAAACCGGGCTTATGCGTTGACACTACTTGGTATTTTTAGCTCGCTATTCGTCTCCCCTGTGACAGAATTGCGTGCCGCTATGGTGAAGAGGCTTGTCGTGCAAGGATGTATAGGCCAGAATTACAGTGCTTGCATGCGGCAGCGGTATCTTGACAGCGATTTCTGGAACGAGCCAGCGAACGCAGCCATAGCGCTGAGCCTCTCCTTGTCGTATGCTTGCAGCCATTGTTTGCTCGACTCAACTGTCGCGTCAGCCAACCAGCAGTAGCTGTGCTGTTCGCGGTGGCATAATGGAGACTGGGGTCAAGATTGAGGTGCACGACATGCACCACATGCACGACATGCTTGATTATGCACTCCCAACTTCGTGCACTGCCAGGTAGTGCGTCGCACGCGCTCTGGTGCTTTTCACACAACCATCCTCGATCGGAGGTATTTATGAGGCACCGGAttgagaaaaaaaacacattttgtTACTGCGAGCCCCGCTGCCCTCCAACTGAAAGGAGCAGTCGGTATACTAGTCCTCGCAATTATGACACCGACCGCTGAAGTTCCACAGTGTGGAGCGAAGTCCGAATAAAATTAGGCTGTCTAGCGATTTCAGTGCTCGAAAACATTTTCAGTGGTCCTTCGGTACATAGGTGCCTCAAAGAATAAACATCGACGGATCCCGTGGACTGTGCTAATCGGTATAAGCAAGGCTTTGTATGCGGcttactgatttatttatttatttatttatttatttatttatttatttatttatttcattacccTCAGGGCCCGAGGGCATTACACGGCATTGCTTTGATtaacgataattagcggtgatgttggcggcgagTGCGTAAGTTCTTCAGTGTTTAGACCAATACCGGAGTGGGGAGTTGATGTCGTACGTCACCCTGCGTTCGgcgctgctgtttgtctgcgtttTCCACAAAATACaaagggagacgtgtttgcttaatacgcaaacacgtgcatgagaggcCTGATCATTATCAATGCTTCACGCGGCACATCGCGTCGTGGCAGAATTGTTAAATGGTATTATAGAGCTGCGCGTAGTTAAAATAATACAATTGCATGTATGCATTGTATACATAGATTCTgcgtctgcaccacgtttcgctgcgtagcgaagacgctcctgatACGCACGACCATTccttcgggcctgggtgtcctcgacgctgagtgcatgctttgcagccattttgctggcgcatGTTTACCTGCTCCTTCTGCATTCCTGACGAGCATGCTGTCGAGACGCTGAAGACGCCAGCTCCGATGGCTCTCTTCAGGTTATGGGctattgtaatgtttacactatcatagcacagcacgcgacctccactgCTCAGCGCCTGCATTTCTGTCgcacaggaaagcaggcacagcacgtgccatacgcacaaactgttGAACGCTACCGCAGCGGTGCCATTCGGGATTCGCAGAGGCTAGTGCCATCTGGTAGTATTGCAAGAAACCTAGTGGCACACACGGCAAGACCATCACAGGAACGCCCGGAAAATCGcgagaagaggtaaagaaaggttagctttcaaaagagaaaaaaaaatgaacgtgaTGGCGAGACAAGGCCTCGGGTAATGTAGGGAGCTGTAGCAATACCGACATACTTCGTTGATTCTTAACGTCTGCgtcccctccgccgcgggtcggcccggcattgccttattgtggggcttttttttttctacgcggGGACATggtagtggggaaagtagcccttgacagcttcgctgtaaaagttaaTTAATTCGCGTCCCCAAATGTTGCAGACAACGTCGTCTGTTGGCTTCTTTTTCGTCATTTTGCTTCCCACATCTTATAAGTTGTCGGAAAGCGTAACCCCCTAATCTAGCTGGTGGCGGTAAGTACGTttacaaaggctgtcaccaccaTAAAACAGAGCTTGCATCTAGGTTCCGTTGGCATGCGCGGAGGCTAGTGCCATCTGGTagcgttgcaagaaacccagcggcacgCGCGGCAAGatcacagcagcagcgcccgAAAAGTCGTGAGAAGGGGCagaaaaaagcttcgctttgaaaaataCATCGCTGTATTCGCAACTTAGTGACTCCCATGATACGTCGCACATTGCTAAGACTAGATCTTGCACCTTTTCGATTGCCAGAGGTCGCACACTGACAGCTGACCCTGTGCCGTACGGCGTGGACGCGGAAAAGAAACAGCTCACTCACGTGTTCCGAGTCCCTGATCGTAGACTTGCTTCCTGGTCGCCTGGCCCGCTGCTCTGCAATGCGTTCTGCGCTCAACGTCTTCAGACCTTGAATGAAGGACGAGAACGATGGCTCGCGCTGGGACCCCGAGTCTTGAGGCGACGATTTTCCCGAGTGTCCGCTTCGCGAGGCCGCGTCGATGGGCACCGCCAGAGTGACGGTAGAGCCGGAGCGTGTCCTCGCCTTAACCCTACCAGGCGGTAGCTTTGAACTGCGGACTTCGGCCGTCAGGGTTGCCTCGACTGCTTCCTTGTTCGATGTGGAAGATGTCACATGTTCTGTGATCGACAGATAGCCAGCAGCAGACTCTAGTGCCGGTGTCGGCTGCGAGGTGTGGCGTTCTCCTGCAGGAGGCTGGACATCGCCTTCGGCGACTGCTCGAGCTTGTTTTGGACGCCCGTCGGTGGCTCCTGGTTCGACCGAAAAAGTTGATTCAGTCGTAGAAGCGATGCCCCGTTTGCGCATGCCATGTTCGGTGCTAGCGGTCTGTTGTTCCTGAGGTCTGGTGATGTCGGGTGTAGTGGCTTGGACGCCATCGTAAAACGACAGACTTCGCTTACTTTTAGGAGGTTCGTTCATAGGAATTTCGGCGACTGATCCGGTGGCGGCGGTCGCGCCTCTTGCTTGAGCTGAATCGAACTGGGCGTCCGCGGTAGCCTTTTGAGTGGGAACGCTCGGACGCTGGCGCGTCCCTTCAAGCTCGCCAGAGGAATTGGAGCTCCGAGAAAATTCGCGTCCTCTAGAGCTTGCGGAGTTACTTCGAGGGCGACGACGCCTCTTGCTCTTATCGGCTTGATGCTGAGAGCTCGGAAGCATCGCTCAGATTCTTGCTGTGGTCGCAAATCGCAGGGCCCAGGATATGCAATCAGAAATGCCGTtgcccttcttcttcttctgctatAGCTCGCAACAAGCCCGTGACATTCAGATAGGACCAATGGGGCTGGTTTTCGCAGGTCACGCTAGCACCGCCTGGATTCTAATGGCAATTCCACTGATACCAGAAAAATGACCACTTACTAATACTATATGATGTTTTCAATGTTATTCACTTATAATATCAATTTAGAAACGACATGCGAAATCTGAATAACTTATAGTTGGGAAATTGAAATGTGTGTCGAAAGTCGAATGACGCATGTGAGGAGTACCGTACGACAGACGACTGAcgccggcgtcgtctgctgctgctagCGCTGTTGCACTGCTCGCTTGctttgggtatatatatatatattatattctTATTGATGACTCAGAATTAGCTTCTTCCACATTTACCCTTGAAGGTTGGCACTGCTTCATAGGCCGAGTGAAAAAACGACACGGATCACATCAACTTGCTGCAAATAAAGAGCTTTATTATAACAGCATCGATGTTTGCATGATCTAAAATACACGTGAATAGTGTGCCAGAAGATATGCAGGTGCATAACATGCCTTTATGTTTTATGTGAAACGTACACAACGACTACGTACAGTCTCGGCACAGTTCTCTGGTAAACACAAGCTGTCCGCCGCTGAATGAAGAAATACATCCCATCCCAAAGAGCCGTCACAGGCTAGTATTTTACTAAAGTTCCTCCACTTTTGTTGCTGAAGATGTCACACCACGTCGTTCACAATATCCAACGATTTGCATTTCGATTTCTGCATAAATACGTAGCTTTCAAAAGGGCGAATTCCGTCGCGGCTGTCCGTGTTCTGTTCTCACGATATAAAACTTTTCGGCGTTTCAGGTGAATTTGCTACAAACAGCTTAAATTTAAAAGAGCAATGTTTATTGTACGTGCTGTCACAAATAAAATTTCACCTGATATCAATAGATGAGTTTATATCAATCGATCATGATAACTATCAAAccggtgatagagaaatgtgcggaataaaccaacacttatatatatatatatatatatatatatatatatatatatatatatatatatatatatataatttcattGTTTACGTGAAAGCCtatcattcagtcgaaacctcagcagtcatggaggcattgcggaatcagggtgtagacgagccgtacttAAAATTACTGAAGcctatctatagcggttccacagccaccgcagtcttctataaagaaagcaacaaaatcccaataacgaaaggcgtcagacaggcaGAGACGATccctctaatgctattcacagcgtgtttacaggaggtattcagagacctggattgagaagaattgggaataagagttaaatgagactaccttagtaacttgcgattcgctgatgatattgccttgcttagtaactcaggggacaaattgcactgcatgctcactagcctggagaagcaaagcagaagggtgggtctaaaaattaatctgaagaaaactaaagtaatgttcaacagtctgggaagagaacagcagtttacgataggtagcgaagcgctggaagtggtaagggaatacagcaggttgccattatccctcaagagaaaagtgtataacacctgtgtcttagaggactcacgtacggggcagaaacctggaggcataggaaaaggg
It includes:
- the LOC135909039 gene encoding membrane metallo-endopeptidase-like 1 isoform X2, with the translated sequence MLPSSQHQADKSKRRRRPRSNSASSRGREFSRSSNSSGELEGTRQRPSVPTQKATADAQFDSAQARGATAATGSVAEIPMNEPPKSKRSLSFYDGVQATTPDITRPQEQQTASTEHGMRKRGIASTTESTFSVEPGATDGRPKQARAVAEGDVQPPAGERHTSQPTPALESAAGYLSITEHVTSSTSNKEAVEATLTAEVRSSKLPPGRVKARTRSGSTVTLAVPIDAASRSGHSGKSSPQDSGSQREPSFSSFIQGLKTLSAERIAEQRARRPGSKSTIRDSEHGQRGSRIVVRVAGITITKQQILLMAILIFIVTTVTTAVVILYRREQETAPTKPYCKTKDCLDHAWRLSDKLNSSLDPCQNFGAYVCSAWSPPKGYLEHSNSAMDDVRKSWFPLFGNILREGAKTIRVGHKPLVMYATCMGDSKQYGSNVDIFWKFLKECKLSWPEEPELSETSALDVLITLAFKWQVSLFFQLRLLRLGPAPNWRLTLNPGPLVPLMYQHHLTIKNTGGYAKYWAAFFYILKGRYDKDATINQTLIETTMLLEGDVFRRLLFAMRPLGVQQLLVPIAKIRFYTPHLDSKQWLRALKQLELQPEMESNDQVLIADKNFFQTMAAVMASYTDTQLLSLIAWSCVQLLAPAVDLQLLKYRYDQGIILYRPYFCERFVETAYRLLVVALTSVSRFSRQERTVISANFDHLVAIASALVNATDWLDAENRQLASMKLASTRLQLWPPEHFLKNEALDRMYAAFPSAELPFAEYWMQSSRSAADTYRASADIDVLSYAVNYELPYLLYDAANAAVKVAVGAIAPPLYYPDGTKAMFYGGLGFSMALNLVASMDKQGLRWYPNGTFGDSFLSHAASRAFE
- the LOC135909039 gene encoding membrane metallo-endopeptidase-like 1 isoform X1, coding for MLPSSQHQADKSKRRRRPRSNSASSRGREFSRSSNSSGELEGTRQRPSVPTQKATADAQFDSAQARGATAATGSVAEIPMNEPPKSKRSLSFYDGVQATTPDITRPQEQQTASTEHGMRKRGIASTTESTFSVEPGATDGRPKQARAVAEGDVQPPAGERHTSQPTPALESAAGYLSITEHVTSSTSNKEAVEATLTAEVRSSKLPPGRVKARTRSGSTVTLAVPIDAASRSGHSGKSSPQDSGSQREPSFSSFIQGLKTLSAERIAEQRARRPGSKSTIRDSEHGQRGSRIVVRVAGITITKQQILLMAILIFIVTTVTTAVVILYRREQETAPTKPYCKTKDCLDHAWRLSDKLNSSLDPCQNFGAYVCSAWSPPKGYLEHSNSAMDDVRKSWFPLFGNILREGAKTIRVGHKPLVMYATCMGDSKQYGSNVDIFWKFLKECKLSWPEEPELSETSALDVLITLAFKWQVSLFFQLRLLRLGPAPNWRLTLNPGPLVPLMYQHHLTIKNTGGYAKYWAAFFYILKGRYDKDATINQTLIETTMLLEGDVFRRLLFAMRPLGVQQLLVPIAKIRFYTPHLDSKQWLRALKQLELQPEMESNDQVLIADKNFFQTMAAVMASYTDTQLLSLIAWSCVQLLAPAVDLQLLKYRYDQGIILYRPYFCERFVETAYRLLVVALTSVSRFSRQERTVISANFDHLVAIASALVNATDWLDAENRQLASMKLASTRLQLWPPEHFLKNEALDRMYAAFPSAELPFAEYWMQSSRSAADTYRASADIDVLSYAVNYELPYLLYDAANAAVKVAVGAIAPPLYYPDGTKAMFYGGLGFSMALNLVASMDKQGLRWYPNGTFGDSFLSHTLLYSAASRAFE